A stretch of the Desulfobacter sp. genome encodes the following:
- a CDS encoding methyl-accepting chemotaxis protein, which produces MNVKKINDIKISVKLIVGGLVAVFIPMLIVGVISVNTASKALVRAGSDAAARISQDLAMTTELFLSEEMKFAHEMALNPIVAETADQVAQNGLEGAMESINRLDNFLKKVHNKIGSEYDLFILTDKNGNTISDSTGGTLRVKKVNVADRDYFQAGREGRAIVGKPIKSKASGLPVIVLSIPVKTTKGDFAGVFGAVFKLSSLSEKLTSIKIGNTGYPFIVNKEGVFIAHPKKEFIFKLELKTLKGMEEITRRMLAGETGDARYVFKGTEKLAGFANVPMTDWSIAVTQNLDEFMAPVKKIKIYCIIVGVIVLVVVGILIFLSSLAIVRPINRAVEGLKDISEGEGDLTKRLEVGGKDEVGILSEAFNTFIDKLQTMISDISQGVETLSSFSTELAAISDEMSTGASQTSDKAGTVAAAAEEMTTNMNSVSAAMEQSSTNVNTVASAAEEMNATIDEIARSAEQARAIATNAVDKVEESTGKMNELGSVAQSIGQVVETITDISEQVNLLSLNATIEAARAGEAGKGFAVVANEIKDLAGQTSDASMDIKTKIDHIQESSKVSLAGMGDISSVIMEVNDIVGAIATAVEEQSSATGEIAENITQTSTGIEEVNQNVNESSVVAHEITKDITEVNQAATEMADRSGQVQISAEELSKLAARLDEMVNRFKI; this is translated from the coding sequence ATGAACGTGAAAAAGATCAATGATATCAAGATCAGCGTAAAACTTATTGTCGGCGGACTTGTTGCTGTTTTTATTCCAATGCTCATCGTGGGGGTGATCTCAGTGAATACCGCATCCAAGGCCCTGGTGAGGGCAGGAAGTGATGCCGCGGCCAGGATTTCCCAGGACCTTGCCATGACAACAGAGCTGTTTTTATCCGAAGAGATGAAGTTCGCCCATGAAATGGCTTTGAATCCCATTGTGGCAGAGACCGCTGACCAGGTGGCCCAAAACGGTTTAGAGGGCGCCATGGAGTCCATAAACCGCCTGGATAATTTTCTTAAGAAAGTTCATAACAAGATTGGATCGGAATATGATTTGTTTATTCTGACTGACAAAAATGGAAACACAATCAGCGACAGCACCGGAGGTACTCTTCGGGTGAAAAAGGTGAATGTTGCAGACCGGGATTATTTTCAGGCTGGTAGAGAAGGCAGGGCCATTGTGGGAAAACCCATTAAATCCAAAGCCAGCGGTCTTCCCGTAATTGTACTATCCATTCCTGTGAAAACGACGAAAGGTGATTTCGCAGGGGTGTTCGGCGCCGTATTCAAACTCAGCTCCCTGTCAGAGAAACTCACTTCAATTAAGATCGGAAATACCGGGTATCCATTTATTGTGAATAAGGAGGGTGTTTTTATTGCCCATCCAAAAAAAGAGTTTATTTTTAAATTGGAGCTTAAAACCCTTAAAGGTATGGAAGAGATTACCCGCCGGATGCTGGCCGGGGAAACCGGGGATGCCCGATACGTGTTCAAGGGCACTGAGAAACTTGCCGGGTTCGCTAATGTCCCCATGACAGACTGGAGTATCGCCGTTACTCAGAACCTGGACGAATTCATGGCCCCGGTTAAAAAGATTAAAATTTATTGTATCATTGTGGGGGTCATTGTGCTCGTGGTGGTCGGGATATTGATTTTTCTCTCCTCCCTTGCCATTGTCCGACCCATTAACCGGGCGGTCGAGGGCTTAAAGGATATTTCAGAAGGCGAAGGAGATCTGACCAAGCGCCTTGAGGTGGGGGGCAAAGATGAAGTCGGGATTTTGTCAGAGGCCTTTAATACCTTTATTGATAAACTTCAGACCATGATTTCAGATATTTCCCAGGGTGTGGAGACCCTTTCGTCATTCTCTACCGAGCTTGCGGCCATTTCCGACGAAATGTCCACTGGGGCCTCCCAGACCTCTGATAAAGCCGGGACCGTGGCGGCGGCTGCCGAAGAGATGACCACTAATATGAACTCTGTCTCAGCCGCCATGGAGCAGTCTTCCACCAATGTGAATACCGTGGCCAGTGCTGCAGAAGAGATGAATGCCACCATTGATGAGATTGCCAGGAGTGCGGAACAGGCCCGGGCCATTGCCACCAATGCCGTGGACAAGGTGGAGGAATCCACCGGCAAGATGAACGAGCTCGGATCTGTTGCCCAGTCCATCGGCCAGGTGGTGGAGACCATTACCGATATTTCAGAGCAGGTGAATCTACTTTCCCTCAATGCCACCATTGAGGCGGCCCGGGCCGGGGAAGCAGGCAAGGGATTTGCGGTTGTGGCCAATGAAATTAAGGATCTGGCCGGCCAGACTTCTGATGCCTCCATGGATATCAAAACCAAAATCGACCATATCCAGGAGAGTTCCAAAGTCTCCCTTGCCGGTATGGGAGATATCTCCAGTGTGATCATGGAGGTCAACGATATTGTGGGGGCCATTGCAACGGCCGTGGAAGAACAGTCCTCTGCCACAGGTGAGATCGCCGAGAATATTACCCAGACCTCCACAGGCATTGAAGAGGTGAACCAGAACGTGAATGAAAGTTCTGTTGTGGCCCATGAAATCACCAAGGATATCACCGAGGTCAACCAGGCGGCAACGGAAATGGCTGACCGGTCCGGCCAGGTTCAAATCTCTGCTGAAGAGTTATCAAAACTGGCTGCCCGGCTGGATGAAATGGTCAACCGGTTTAAAATTTAG
- a CDS encoding HDOD domain-containing protein, with protein MFSFFKVKTNPKAKLKKILKGYELPSFPAVVMQILQKIRSPYSSAASIAEVLALDPGISVKLLRIANSAAFSPTKRIENLTQAIALVGISQLESLVLGVGVVKGMPKKSCQWHDPSEFWLASAKRAILASDLARLLCPAKESECFTAAFLQDMALPFLACHRSEDYAPIFEKWHMEGGDLAAIEREHLAWDHAEVAAWICSEWGLPENIAAAIRGHHGEEVSAYQALGPVRLVAILREDESNSGVDEMIAAGESQYGLKKEDLEELIEPGFEKARDLARMIL; from the coding sequence ATGTTTTCGTTTTTTAAAGTAAAGACAAATCCAAAGGCAAAATTAAAAAAAATTCTCAAAGGGTACGAACTGCCGTCCTTTCCTGCTGTAGTCATGCAGATTCTTCAAAAAATACGGAGTCCTTATTCCTCTGCCGCCTCAATTGCAGAAGTCCTGGCCCTGGATCCTGGAATCTCGGTTAAATTGTTGAGAATTGCCAATTCAGCAGCCTTTTCTCCGACCAAAAGAATTGAAAACCTGACCCAGGCCATTGCCCTTGTGGGAATTTCCCAGCTGGAATCTTTAGTCTTGGGGGTGGGCGTGGTCAAAGGAATGCCCAAAAAATCCTGTCAATGGCATGATCCTTCGGAATTTTGGCTCGCCTCTGCCAAGCGGGCGATCCTGGCAAGTGACCTGGCCCGGCTGCTCTGTCCGGCAAAGGAGTCTGAATGCTTTACCGCCGCCTTTCTCCAGGACATGGCATTGCCGTTTTTGGCCTGCCACAGAAGCGAGGATTATGCCCCGATTTTTGAAAAATGGCATATGGAAGGCGGAGATCTGGCCGCCATTGAAAGGGAACACCTGGCATGGGACCATGCAGAGGTGGCAGCCTGGATCTGTTCGGAGTGGGGACTGCCTGAAAATATCGCCGCAGCCATCCGGGGACATCATGGCGAAGAGGTTTCCGCCTACCAGGCTCTGGGACCGGTCCGGCTGGTGGCGATTTTAAGGGAGGATGAATCCAACTCCGGTGTGGATGAGATGATCGCAGCCGGGGAGAGCCAGTACGGGTTGAAAAAAGAGGATTTGGAAGAACTGATTGAGCCCGGCTTTGAAAAGGCCAGAGACCTGGCCCGGATGATTCTTTGA
- a CDS encoding methyl-accepting chemotaxis protein, which yields MKMLGLKLKQKILSVMLLVVCMVMVVSSLVIAYVSYNQNVDATNANLLVGANNLKSKIFEIQDDLIRKTVQMDSLFKVSENVKFIGEYKTDYDLSMTESGFVDLANALFATATVNNISTMAIYDAAGELLVFSEQQADKKRLAGYYYVNPQKAFKYTRVTDDADLKKSQWETQSSLEGLLTPVNQAGATALSASASLRQMDGGLALSIYVPVMVDDYNKQTDKMEPKRVGSVLLSKQLDSGFVSQMAELTGLHVNIFSGDTLSFGDLPGYVKISEQDLPRTGGRDWNLKDQPVLTGIVENGENTYFQGLLPIYEETKLAGAFSVLTSSKTAMDNAFQVVYTLVVVYLCCMVLIIPVALFFSGSMVKSLLNVTASLKDVAQGEGDLTKRIEIRSKDEIGELSQWFNLFIEKLQTMICDISSSSQALSQSVQVTRKEAADISDNSGKLAEITHSVTQSTNEMSSEISSISQVVGQASDNLDIVASSTEEMTATINEIAKNAETARVMSVETGEKIG from the coding sequence ATGAAAATGTTGGGTTTGAAATTAAAGCAGAAAATTCTGAGTGTGATGTTGCTGGTGGTTTGTATGGTCATGGTTGTTTCTTCTCTGGTGATTGCCTATGTATCCTATAACCAGAATGTGGATGCCACAAATGCAAACCTTTTGGTCGGTGCCAATAATTTAAAGTCAAAAATTTTTGAGATCCAGGATGACCTGATCCGGAAAACCGTGCAGATGGATTCTTTGTTCAAGGTGAGTGAAAATGTCAAATTTATTGGAGAGTATAAAACCGATTATGATTTGAGCATGACAGAGTCCGGGTTTGTGGATTTGGCCAATGCCTTGTTTGCCACGGCAACGGTGAACAATATCAGCACCATGGCCATTTACGATGCCGCAGGAGAGCTTCTGGTCTTTTCCGAGCAGCAGGCAGATAAAAAAAGGTTGGCCGGATATTATTATGTTAACCCTCAAAAGGCGTTTAAATATACCCGGGTAACCGATGATGCAGATTTGAAAAAAAGTCAGTGGGAAACCCAATCCAGCCTGGAGGGCCTGTTGACTCCCGTCAACCAGGCCGGGGCCACAGCCCTGTCTGCCTCGGCCAGTCTAAGGCAGATGGACGGAGGGCTGGCCTTGTCCATTTACGTGCCGGTGATGGTGGATGACTACAATAAACAAACCGATAAAATGGAACCCAAGCGGGTGGGATCGGTGCTTTTGTCCAAACAACTGGACAGCGGTTTTGTCTCTCAGATGGCCGAACTTACCGGGCTTCATGTCAATATCTTTTCAGGAGACACCCTTTCCTTTGGGGATTTGCCCGGGTATGTCAAAATTTCAGAACAAGACCTGCCCCGGACCGGGGGGCGTGACTGGAATTTAAAAGATCAGCCGGTCCTGACCGGAATCGTTGAAAATGGGGAAAATACCTATTTTCAGGGCCTGCTGCCGATATATGAAGAGACAAAACTGGCCGGGGCGTTTAGCGTTTTAACCTCCAGCAAGACAGCCATGGACAATGCCTTTCAAGTGGTCTATACCCTGGTGGTTGTTTACTTGTGCTGTATGGTTCTGATCATTCCCGTGGCCCTGTTTTTTTCAGGCTCCATGGTGAAATCCCTTCTCAATGTAACCGCCTCGCTCAAAGATGTGGCCCAGGGAGAGGGGGATTTGACCAAGCGGATTGAAATCAGGTCAAAAGATGAAATCGGAGAGCTTTCCCAATGGTTCAACCTCTTTATTGAAAAATTGCAGACAATGATTTGTGATATTTCTTCAAGTTCCCAGGCCCTGTCCCAATCTGTCCAGGTGACAAGGAAAGAGGCGGCCGATATTTCAGATAACTCGGGCAAACTGGCGGAGATTACCCATTCGGTTACCCAGTCCACAAACGAGATGAGTTCTGAGATTTCATCCATTTCACAGGTTGTGGGACAGGCCTCTGATAATTTGGATATTGTGGCATCATCCACCGAAGAGATGACCGCCACCATAAACGAAATTGCCAAGAATGCCGAAACCGCAAGGGTCATGAGCGTTGAAACCGGGGAAAAGATCGGTTAG
- a CDS encoding IS256 family transposase — MTEENIEFDFQKALKGIQEGKPFTGKGGVLTSLIKNLAEAALEGELESHLGQEVSANRRNGKSKKTIKSLDGKFELETPRDRAGTFSPQIVKKHQTTLSDEIERKIIALYGLGMSYNDMASHLQEIYGLEISNATLSTITDKIIHTVKEWQARPLENVYPIVWLDAIHYKVRENGKVGSKAVYTILGVNIEGRKEVLGLYISENEGANFWLQVLTDLSNRGVKDILIACVDGLKGFPEAIETIFPDTEVQLCVVHQIRNSLKYVGSKNKKEFMADLKRVYKAVNKDLAEEELDILENKWNDKYPIVIKSWRNNWERLSHFFKYPEEIRRIIYTTNTIEAVHRQFRKLTKTKGSFPNQDSLLKLLYMGIQNASKKWTMPIQNWSLTISQLAIFFEGRLDKELGIL, encoded by the coding sequence ATGACCGAAGAAAACATCGAATTTGATTTTCAAAAAGCCCTTAAAGGCATCCAGGAAGGTAAACCCTTCACAGGTAAGGGCGGCGTCCTTACATCATTAATCAAAAATCTTGCTGAAGCTGCTCTTGAAGGAGAGTTGGAGTCCCATCTCGGGCAGGAAGTTTCTGCCAACCGCCGTAATGGAAAAAGCAAAAAGACCATTAAATCCCTGGATGGTAAATTTGAGCTGGAAACCCCGCGTGACAGGGCCGGAACCTTCTCTCCACAGATCGTCAAAAAACATCAGACAACGCTCAGCGATGAAATTGAAAGAAAGATAATAGCCCTTTACGGCCTGGGCATGAGTTATAATGATATGGCTTCCCATTTACAGGAAATCTATGGACTTGAGATTTCAAATGCCACTCTGAGCACCATTACCGATAAAATCATCCATACCGTCAAAGAATGGCAGGCCAGGCCGTTGGAAAATGTGTACCCAATCGTATGGCTTGATGCCATACATTATAAAGTACGAGAAAACGGAAAGGTCGGCAGCAAAGCCGTTTACACAATTCTTGGGGTGAATATCGAGGGCCGCAAAGAGGTTCTTGGGCTGTACATATCCGAGAATGAGGGTGCGAACTTCTGGCTGCAGGTGTTAACAGACCTTTCAAACCGAGGGGTAAAAGATATCCTGATTGCCTGTGTTGATGGTCTGAAAGGTTTTCCCGAGGCCATTGAGACCATATTCCCGGACACAGAAGTTCAACTCTGCGTAGTCCACCAGATCCGAAATTCATTGAAATACGTTGGTTCCAAAAATAAAAAGGAATTTATGGCAGATCTAAAACGTGTTTATAAAGCGGTCAATAAGGATCTGGCCGAAGAAGAACTGGATATCTTGGAAAATAAATGGAATGACAAATACCCGATTGTGATAAAATCCTGGCGGAACAACTGGGAACGCCTCAGTCATTTCTTTAAATATCCAGAAGAGATTCGACGGATAATATACACCACAAATACCATTGAGGCTGTGCATCGACAGTTTCGAAAACTGACCAAAACAAAGGGATCATTCCCGAACCAGGACAGCCTGTTAAAGCTGCTTTACATGGGGATCCAGAACGCCAGTAAAAAATGGACAATGCCGATTCAAAATTGGTCACTGACAATTTCCCAGTTGGCAATTTTCTTTGAAGGCCGGCTGGATAAAGAGCTGGGAATTTTATAG
- a CDS encoding N-acetylmuramoyl-L-alanine amidase, translated as MDNQPGITGVRAYPTVKWAFLGLALVLFFADLSWSYTRSDLKQFQAKIIDYRHQINPRFKKKVRRHTGLIIVHTSELGLSATLRVVSKGKYLKRGRSTPGGHANYVIARNGNAYRVLDHRYRADHAGLSMWNGVTDISSVAVGIELVGYHSAPISKAQYRSVGMLIKILQQVYTLRDRAVLTHSQIAYGRPNPWFSKNHRGRKRCAKNFDRASSGLGPTWSYDPDVRAGRLKPDPLLASVFYPLSQPVPRAVARVKRSLDMNVISKENSAWSIAGGDYNSTDTAYILPGGRTLPGDRVGAVIGWSHLPAGTKVLLNQETKTIQVAAVHPIKTISGSMTAWSHAGQDYRKNSTIYFLPSGRILPGSRIKDWDDLPAGTRLVVGYKGPFTITPEKTAYKIAGQKYKQKTIIYYLPGPGLLSGDMINDFSDLPKGVRVYLPL; from the coding sequence ATGGATAATCAACCGGGTATAACAGGGGTGAGGGCTTACCCTACTGTGAAATGGGCTTTTCTGGGACTGGCACTTGTCCTTTTCTTTGCAGACCTCTCCTGGTCTTATACCCGGTCGGACCTGAAACAATTTCAGGCCAAAATCATTGATTACCGTCATCAGATTAATCCAAGGTTTAAAAAAAAGGTGCGCAGGCATACCGGGCTGATCATTGTCCACACTTCGGAACTTGGCCTTTCAGCCACCTTGAGAGTGGTCTCCAAAGGAAAATACCTTAAACGCGGGCGATCCACCCCAGGGGGACATGCCAATTACGTGATTGCCAGAAACGGAAACGCATACAGGGTTCTGGACCACCGTTACCGGGCAGACCATGCAGGGCTTTCCATGTGGAACGGGGTGACCGATATCAGCAGTGTTGCCGTCGGCATTGAACTTGTGGGGTATCATTCTGCCCCCATTTCAAAAGCCCAGTACCGGTCTGTGGGGATGTTGATAAAAATTTTACAGCAGGTATACACCCTGAGGGACAGGGCGGTACTCACCCACAGTCAGATCGCCTACGGCCGTCCCAATCCCTGGTTCAGCAAAAATCACAGGGGGCGAAAGCGGTGTGCTAAAAACTTTGACAGGGCCAGCTCAGGTCTGGGCCCCACCTGGTCCTATGATCCGGATGTCAGGGCGGGCCGTCTGAAACCGGATCCTCTGCTCGCATCGGTATTTTATCCTCTTTCCCAGCCGGTTCCAAGGGCGGTTGCACGGGTCAAAAGATCTTTGGATATGAATGTTATTTCAAAGGAGAATTCAGCCTGGTCCATTGCCGGGGGGGATTATAATTCAACGGATACCGCCTATATCCTGCCTGGCGGCAGGACCCTGCCCGGAGACCGGGTCGGGGCAGTCATCGGCTGGAGCCATCTTCCGGCCGGGACAAAGGTGCTGCTCAACCAGGAAACAAAAACAATACAGGTTGCGGCCGTTCACCCCATTAAAACTATTTCAGGAAGTATGACGGCCTGGTCCCATGCCGGACAGGATTACAGGAAAAATTCCACCATATATTTTCTGCCCTCAGGGCGGATCCTGCCCGGATCCCGCATCAAAGACTGGGATGACCTGCCGGCCGGCACCCGCCTGGTGGTCGGATATAAGGGGCCTTTTACCATCACGCCTGAAAAGACCGCCTACAAGATTGCAGGCCAAAAGTATAAGCAGAAAACCATTATCTATTATCTGCCAGGGCCAGGGCTTTTGTCCGGGGACATGATCAATGATTTTTCAGATCTGCCCAAGGGTGTCAGGGTCTATCTTCCCCTGTGA
- a CDS encoding aminopeptidase P family protein yields the protein MNTSLTLAALRKKMEAEGMAAVIIPSADPHQSEYMASHWQARHWITGFTGSAGTAVVTRDHALLWTDFRYWIQARAQMDAFELFKQGDPGVPEFDEWLAQTLSPGDCIALDGQMVSAAQARKLKARFEEKDMGLDTTLDMISPLWTDRPPMPSTRAFVLDSAYAGQSRKEKLELIIENITDHGANVHLMTALDDIAWTFNLRGADVHTNPVNLAFALIAEGRVQLFINPAKLDSESLNALKSDNILVSPYESIGQSLTDLDKADRVLLNPETVNDSLFSAINPLCKIIEKPNPATGLKCIKNRVEIGHIRDTAVKDGRAVVNFLHWLENTDEVVTEISGAQKLLGFRKEQEDFVNVSFDSIMAFKDHSAMCHYSATPKTDSRLTKDAMFLSDSGGNYLTGTTDITRTLHLGQAKPQEIQDYTLVLKGHIAVATSRFPSGTRGYQIDTLARQFLWAQGMDFGHGTGHGVGFFLCVHEGPARISPHPVDEALKPGMLLTNEPGLYREGEYGIRLENMVLVAEDEKNQFGRFLRFENLTLCHFERDLMDKDLLTDAEICWVNAYHQRVYEKLSPQLTPEVNEWLREKTCAL from the coding sequence TTGAATACAAGTTTAACCCTTGCTGCTCTGCGAAAAAAAATGGAGGCCGAGGGGATGGCCGCCGTGATCATTCCCTCTGCTGATCCCCACCAGAGTGAATATATGGCAAGTCATTGGCAGGCCAGGCACTGGATCACGGGATTTACAGGCTCTGCAGGCACGGCCGTGGTCACCCGGGATCATGCCCTGCTTTGGACGGATTTTCGTTATTGGATCCAGGCCCGGGCCCAGATGGATGCGTTTGAACTGTTTAAGCAAGGAGATCCGGGCGTGCCTGAGTTTGACGAATGGTTGGCCCAGACCCTGTCACCCGGTGACTGCATTGCCCTGGACGGGCAGATGGTTTCAGCCGCCCAGGCCAGAAAGCTCAAGGCAAGGTTTGAGGAAAAAGATATGGGTCTGGATACGACTCTGGATATGATTTCTCCTCTGTGGACAGACCGTCCGCCCATGCCGTCTACCCGGGCCTTTGTTCTTGATTCCGCCTATGCCGGTCAATCCAGAAAAGAAAAACTGGAGCTGATTATAGAAAACATAACAGACCACGGGGCCAATGTTCATTTGATGACGGCCTTAGATGATATTGCCTGGACCTTTAACCTGAGGGGGGCGGATGTCCATACCAATCCGGTGAACCTGGCCTTTGCCCTGATCGCAGAGGGCCGGGTCCAGCTTTTTATCAACCCGGCCAAGCTGGATTCAGAGAGCCTTAACGCCCTTAAATCGGATAACATCCTTGTATCACCCTATGAATCCATTGGTCAGAGCCTTACAGATCTGGACAAGGCAGACAGGGTGCTGCTCAATCCGGAAACGGTGAACGACTCCCTTTTTAGCGCAATCAACCCTCTGTGCAAAATCATTGAAAAACCCAATCCTGCCACAGGGCTCAAATGCATCAAAAACAGGGTGGAAATCGGTCATATCAGGGATACGGCAGTCAAGGACGGCAGGGCTGTGGTTAATTTTCTGCACTGGCTGGAGAATACCGATGAGGTGGTCACTGAAATTTCAGGGGCCCAAAAATTGTTGGGGTTTCGAAAAGAACAGGAAGATTTTGTCAATGTCTCCTTTGATTCCATCATGGCGTTTAAAGATCATTCAGCCATGTGTCATTATTCAGCCACCCCCAAGACAGATTCACGGCTGACCAAGGATGCCATGTTTTTAAGTGATTCCGGGGGCAATTATCTCACCGGCACCACCGACATCACAAGAACCCTGCACCTGGGCCAGGCCAAACCCCAGGAAATTCAGGATTATACCCTGGTCCTGAAGGGGCATATTGCCGTGGCCACCAGCCGGTTTCCCTCGGGCACCAGGGGGTATCAGATTGATACCCTGGCCCGGCAGTTTCTCTGGGCGCAGGGCATGGATTTCGGCCATGGCACAGGACATGGGGTCGGCTTTTTCCTCTGTGTCCATGAGGGCCCTGCCCGGATCAGCCCCCATCCCGTGGATGAGGCCTTAAAGCCGGGCATGCTGTTGACCAATGAACCCGGCCTTTACAGGGAAGGGGAGTATGGTATCCGCCTTGAAAATATGGTTCTGGTGGCTGAGGATGAAAAAAATCAGTTTGGCCGGTTTTTAAGGTTTGAAAATCTGACCCTCTGTCATTTTGAACGGGATTTGATGGACAAGGATCTGCTGACCGATGCTGAAATTTGCTGGGTTAATGCCTACCACCAGAGGGTGTATGAAAAACTTTCTCCACAACTGACGCCTGAGGTCAATGAATGGCTTCGGGAAAAGACCTGCGCCCTTTAA
- a CDS encoding pentapeptide repeat-containing protein: protein MLNSKGIRMKKQEIQTPDTDVNALEQRWLEKALDFPGTRQAEALHTLKTSCTPGNPARPAGFDLRGINLNSQDLSGLDLSGYDLCFASMNRVDLTRANLSYALLREASLEKAVLNECEFIGADLGRTRLNECDAKNCGFGGANLSFASLINSDLSEAVLSRSSLQGADLRAADLTGARLSEADLSHAVFTRAALCDADLKHSNVAHTRFGLADLQRCRLLGIKNFKTADWVGADVRDMDLRGAYLVRRHISDENYLFEFQSQGRFYKMIYWIWWFTSDCGRSLLRWFVWLFIATLAYGTIYTQLAIDYGLYETWFSPIYFSFVTLTTLGYGDAVPISLAAQVVVSLQAVTGYMGLGGLLSILGNKMARRAE, encoded by the coding sequence ATGTTGAACTCAAAAGGGATCAGGATGAAAAAACAGGAGATCCAGACGCCAGATACCGATGTAAACGCACTGGAACAAAGGTGGCTGGAAAAGGCTTTGGACTTTCCGGGAACCCGTCAGGCAGAAGCCCTCCACACCCTGAAGACAAGCTGCACCCCCGGAAATCCAGCCCGGCCGGCAGGATTTGACTTGAGGGGAATCAATCTTAACAGCCAGGACCTTTCCGGGCTTGATCTTTCCGGGTATGATCTTTGTTTTGCCTCCATGAACCGGGTGGATCTGACCCGGGCGAATTTAAGCTATGCCCTTCTTCGGGAGGCCAGCCTTGAAAAGGCGGTGCTCAACGAGTGCGAATTTATCGGTGCAGACCTGGGCCGAACCCGGCTCAACGAATGTGATGCCAAAAACTGCGGCTTTGGCGGGGCCAACCTTTCCTTTGCCAGTCTGATTAATTCAGATCTCAGTGAAGCGGTTTTAAGCCGCTCCTCCCTGCAGGGCGCTGATCTAAGAGCGGCAGACCTGACAGGGGCCAGGCTGTCTGAGGCAGATCTTTCCCATGCCGTATTCACAAGGGCCGCGCTTTGCGATGCAGATTTAAAGCACTCCAATGTGGCCCATACCCGGTTCGGCCTGGCCGATCTTCAGCGGTGTCGGCTTTTAGGGATAAAAAACTTTAAAACAGCAGACTGGGTGGGGGCTGATGTGCGGGACATGGATCTAAGGGGGGCATATCTGGTCCGGCGTCATATTTCAGATGAGAATTATTTGTTTGAGTTCCAGAGTCAGGGTCGGTTTTATAAAATGATTTACTGGATCTGGTGGTTTACCTCGGACTGCGGCAGGAGCCTTCTGCGCTGGTTTGTCTGGCTGTTTATTGCCACTTTGGCCTATGGCACCATCTATACTCAGCTGGCCATAGACTATGGTCTTTATGAAACCTGGTTTTCGCCCATTTATTTTAGTTTTGTCACCTTGACCACGTTGGGCTACGGGGATGCGGTTCCCATCTCTTTGGCAGCCCAGGTGGTTGTCTCTTTGCAGGCGGTAACCGGGTATATGGGGCTTGGGGGGTTGTTGAGTATTTTGGGAAATAAAATGGCACGCCGTGCCGAATAA
- a CDS encoding sigma 54-interacting transcriptional regulator — protein MEKAAMVAGLSSTVLLSGETGTGKEVIANAIMVMSNRKNGPFIKINCAAIPHSLMEAELFGHERGAFTGAIALKKGFFKRAQGGTVFLDEIGELTTNAQTRLLRVLQEKEIERIGGKSTIPLDIRIIAATHRDIEQMVKEGRFRQDLFFRIKVFPIDIPPLRHRKNDILLLIKHFIKKKSIDMKLEFTPDIAPGAAERLLEYDWPGNVRELENLIERSLILSQGEPLTFNEFQTNNRREGQRTKNSDKMDVYDLNEVISRHIKKVLVKCNGRIEGTHGAARLLNVKPPTLRSRMKKLGIPFGKKAGMHSQ, from the coding sequence ATGGAAAAAGCAGCAATGGTGGCAGGATTATCATCAACGGTTCTGCTGTCAGGTGAAACCGGTACGGGCAAGGAAGTGATTGCCAATGCCATCATGGTCATGTCAAATAGAAAAAATGGGCCATTTATCAAGATTAACTGTGCAGCAATCCCACATTCACTAATGGAAGCAGAACTTTTTGGTCATGAAAGAGGTGCCTTTACTGGTGCCATTGCCTTGAAAAAAGGCTTCTTCAAGCGCGCTCAGGGAGGAACCGTTTTTTTGGATGAAATAGGTGAACTGACGACAAATGCACAAACCAGACTGCTCAGGGTGCTACAAGAAAAGGAGATTGAACGAATTGGCGGCAAAAGCACGATTCCGCTGGACATCAGAATCATTGCTGCCACGCACAGAGATATAGAACAAATGGTAAAAGAGGGCAGATTTCGACAAGACCTGTTTTTTCGTATCAAAGTATTTCCAATTGACATCCCCCCTTTAAGACACAGAAAAAACGATATCCTTCTTCTTATTAAACATTTTATCAAAAAAAAATCCATTGATATGAAACTGGAATTCACTCCCGATATTGCACCTGGTGCTGCTGAACGATTATTGGAGTATGATTGGCCCGGCAATGTCCGTGAATTGGAAAATCTAATTGAACGATCATTGATCCTGAGCCAGGGAGAACCATTAACATTCAATGAATTTCAGACAAACAATCGAAGAGAAGGCCAGCGCACCAAAAATTCTGACAAAATGGACGTGTATGATCTTAATGAAGTAATCTCCAGACATATTAAAAAAGTACTTGTAAAATGCAACGGCCGAATCGAAGGAACCCATGGCGCTGCTCGTTTGCTCAATGTCAAACCACCAACACTGCGTTCCCGGATGAAAAAACTGGGCATCCCGTTTGGTAAAAAGGCCGGGATGCATTCTCAATAA